One region of Priestia megaterium genomic DNA includes:
- the cdiI gene encoding ribonuclease toxin immunity protein CdiI: MNVYEEFIEVMKQNNLNKEAVIDVLNRYVNGHDFLQRLEDFKNKEGERREYSGVIYSDEYEQDDDGYFGQHHVLFYSGNGDEDYDIVNDEELYPYISAACEFYIRKHLEKEKIIKELLLQIKDKYNHSNSPLE, translated from the coding sequence ATGAATGTATATGAAGAATTTATTGAGGTTATGAAACAGAATAACTTGAATAAAGAAGCAGTTATTGATGTTTTGAATAGATATGTAAATGGACATGATTTTTTACAACGCTTAGAAGATTTTAAAAATAAAGAAGGAGAGCGTCGGGAGTATAGTGGAGTAATTTATTCCGATGAATATGAACAAGATGATGATGGGTATTTTGGACAACATCACGTTTTATTTTATTCAGGAAATGGTGATGAAGACTATGATATTGTGAATGATGAGGAGTTGTATCCGTATATCAGTGCTGCATGTGAATTTTACATAAGGAAACACCTTGAAAAGGAAAAGATTATTAAAGAATTATTATTGCAAATAAAAGACAAATATAATCATAGTAACAGCCCTTTAGAATAA
- a CDS encoding immunity 50 family protein, with protein sequence MINSSRIMNAQAITGIFGRMLTFNGSELLNVQIKRDGPTLFIELSTKEMVKNKPKRWNEWDIVYVEMSFFGVRDLEINSFGTMNEIKQFAMEDIGEEGSIKIQCSNKMSIACLFDWARVEKINPGLIGTP encoded by the coding sequence ATGATTAATTCAAGTAGGATAATGAATGCTCAAGCCATTACTGGCATTTTTGGAAGGATGCTAACGTTTAATGGTTCTGAATTATTAAATGTCCAAATAAAAAGAGATGGTCCAACACTATTCATTGAATTATCTACTAAAGAGATGGTCAAAAATAAGCCTAAACGATGGAATGAATGGGACATAGTATATGTTGAGATGTCGTTTTTTGGTGTAAGAGACTTAGAAATCAATTCATTTGGAACTATGAATGAAATAAAACAGTTCGCAATGGAAGACATTGGGGAAGAGGGATCTATAAAAATTCAGTGTAGTAATAAAATGTCTATTGCGTGTTTATTTGACTGGGCAAGGGTTGAGAAAATAAATCCTGGTTTAATAGGTACACCATAA
- the imm48 gene encoding Imm48 family immunity protein, which yields MEENKDFLNECISITNTTIDKVFKIDSNDEQEKQILGAYLFGMFNGLGHEKNSTPVEIQGAMIQVANEKLKCSLESDNAKLCYKK from the coding sequence TTGGAAGAAAATAAAGATTTCCTCAATGAATGTATAAGTATTACAAACACTACTATAGATAAGGTTTTTAAAATAGACAGCAATGATGAACAAGAAAAGCAAATCTTGGGTGCGTACCTTTTTGGAATGTTTAATGGGTTGGGGCATGAAAAAAATAGTACACCTGTTGAGATACAGGGTGCTATGATTCAGGTTGCAAATGAAAAACTAAAGTGTTCTTTAGAGTCTGATAATGCTAAACTTTGTTACAAGAAATAA
- a CDS encoding Imm30 family immunity protein — translation MKFQEDISILYKMRFLDNEGDNIEEFENILNELSHRGTNDIIPDLCTVFEEDIAEPSAGDYLIETIFYIADRSGTEEGLYNLAIGIPKMLPHAEFWAERIHRRLLNSEGLVASYINALEDVDSSTKQIIKGILLEIREDNPDVYSEKVNSILEKLNENQ, via the coding sequence ATGAAATTTCAAGAGGATATTTCTATTTTATACAAAATGCGTTTTCTAGATAATGAAGGAGATAACATTGAAGAGTTTGAAAATATTCTTAATGAATTATCGCACAGAGGAACAAATGATATAATCCCTGACCTTTGTACAGTTTTTGAGGAAGATATTGCTGAGCCATCAGCTGGCGATTACCTTATTGAAACGATATTTTATATTGCTGACCGTTCTGGGACGGAGGAAGGACTATACAACTTGGCTATTGGTATTCCTAAAATGTTACCTCATGCAGAATTCTGGGCGGAAAGAATTCATCGGAGACTTTTAAATTCGGAAGGTTTAGTAGCATCTTATATTAACGCGTTAGAAGATGTAGATAGCTCAACAAAACAAATAATTAAAGGAATTCTTCTTGAGATAAGAGAGGACAATCCAGATGTATATTCAGAAAAAGTTAATTCAATCTTAGAGAAATTAAATGAAAATCAATAA